The Naumovozyma castellii chromosome 4, complete genome genome contains a region encoding:
- the ARE1 gene encoding sterol acyltransferase (ancestral locus Anc_6.317), translating into MSTTHELLNDEEYLKIQKLNSAGSDRRNSIIHDIVKDSADSEIQNPSAETSMNVLQKEEPVIALVSSEASKGLRNRTEAPTVAVNEEDVIPPIITINDEDAKTFAKITPIDSKQRRINVQIAKLNGKERSRFHRDSKKLISFFDDVDFDVRPTIIDGAISEPYLATFDGPVMERQVKAFEKMKKAHENSTKLHFESNFSGIYVMLWMVLGTTALKGSVDYYVEHNYSLKDLVILRMMVNDIPNVIILDSLMYFATFFVVLIQWLIKKHVINWNSTGKTIVSLYEMIYTVGFNYYVFDERFAFHWIARVFLFLHSMVFLMKMHSFSFFNGYLWDITNELKFAKKALEKYKDQPNDEIIETLKRSRDFCEHELSMQSTSKDDEFPNNISTWNYFLFTMFPTLVYQVIYPRTKTIRWGYVLEKVCAVFGTIFVMTLVAELFLYPITEQAQIMRQHFVWPPTRKQTGEWFYVLCELVPGFTVMYVLSFYLIWDAILNGFAELTMFGDRYFYSDWWNCVSFIEFSRMWNIPVHKFLLRHVYHSSINAWKLSKLQATLFTFMFSAVFHEYCMFVIFKRVRCYLFLFQLSQLPMSYVSESRYFTDKKVLANVIFWVGIFSGPSVILALYLLY; encoded by the coding sequence ATGTCCACCACACACGAACTACTCAACGATGAGGAGTATCTCAAGATCCAAAAGTTGAATTCTGCTGGAAGTGACAGGAGAAACTCCATCATTCACGATATCGTCAAGGATTCCGCTGATTCTGAGATTCAGAACCCATCGGCAGAAACTAGCATGAATGTTTTACAAAAGGAGGAACCTGTGATTGCCTTAGTGTCCAGCGAGGCAAGCAAGGGACTCAGAAATCGTACCGAGGCACCAACGGTCGCCGtaaatgaagaagacgTTATACCACCCATAATAAccattaatgatgaagatgcaaAGACTTTCGCTAAGATCACACCCATCGATTCCAAACAGAGACGTATTAATGTGCAGATTGCTAAATTGAACGGGAAGGAACGTTCCAGATTCCATCGTGAttccaaaaaattgatttcattctttgatgatgttgaCTTCGATGTCAGACCAACCATTATTGATGGTGCCATTAGTGAACCTTATTTAGCCACTTTTGATGGACCTGTTATGGAAAGACAGGTGAAGGCATTtgaaaagatgaaaaaagCTCATGAAAATTCCACTAAATTGCATTTTGAATCAAACTTCTCAGGGATTTATGTCATGTTATGGATGGTATTGGGGACCACTGCCTTAAAGGGTTCCGTGGATTATTATGTGGAACATAATTACAGTTTGAAAGACTTGGTCATTTTGAGGATGATGGTGAACGATATTCCAAATGTCATTATTCTAGATTCACTAATGTATTTTGCAACATTTTTTGTTGTCTTGATTCAATGGCTTATTAAGAAACATGTTATTAATTGGAATTCAACGGGGAAAACCATTGTTTCTCTTTACGAAATGATATACACTGTTGGATTTAATTATTATGTTTTTGATGAAAGATTTGCATTCCATTGGATTGCAAGagtatttttgtttttacATTCTATGGTttttttaatgaagatgcattcattttcattctttaatGGGTACCTTTGGGACATTactaatgaattaaaatttgCCAAAAAGGCattagaaaaatataaagatcaaccaaatgatgaaattattgagACTCTAAAGAGAAGTCGTGATTTCTGTGAACATGAATTAAGTATGCAATCAACTTCcaaagatgatgaattcCCCAATAATATATCAACATGGAATTATTTTCTCTTCACAATGTTCCCCACTTTGGTGTATCAAGTGATTTATCCAAGAACTAAAACCATTAGATGGGGGTATGTTCTTGAAAAAGTTTGTGCAGTGTTTGGAACCATCTTCGTTATGACCTTGGTGGCAGAATTATTCTTATATCCAATCACTGAACAAGCTCAAATTATGCGTCAACATTTCGTATGGCCACCCACAAGAAAGCAAACTGGGGAATGGTTTTATGTGCTGTGTGAATTAGTTCCAGGGTTTACGGTCATGTATGTTTTatcattttatttaatttggGATGCCATATTAAATGGATTCGCTGAATTAACTATGTTTGGTGATAGATATTTCTACAGTGACTGGTGGAATTGTGTctcatttattgaattttctAGAATGTGGAATATTCCAGTGCATAAATTCCTTTTAAGGCATGTTTACCACAGTTCTATAAATGCATGGAAATTATCTAAATTACAAGCCACTTTGTTTACGTTTATGTTTAGTGCTGTATTCCATGAATATTGTATGTTTGTTATCTTCAAGAGAGTGAGATGTTACTTGTTTCTATTCCAATTATCTCAATTGCCAATGAGTTATGTTAGTGAATCAAGATATTTCACAGATAAGAAAGTTTTGGCCAATGTGATTTTTTGGGTAGGGATCTTTTCTGGACCAAGTGTTATCTTGGCATTATACCTGTTGTATTAA
- the NCAS0D04430 gene encoding uncharacterized protein (ancestral locus Anc_6.319) has product MVKQQNELRRHIKRMNIWIAASDGRQDLVEQYLTAENTPFTANSKDPNGYTPIHAAAAYGHKDLLRLLCSTYNGDVNVRDSDGDTPLHHCEDLETATMIIEELNGDFTIANNEGKTALQTFEEDGEFPDLIQYMREKSGIPVEQDSLGLNQEELAQFKDSIRYTLEQDPAGENDDPESLARRQRLEQIIQGDNAEQELENYIREMVRSQLIGGGANDDQSEVEPDSKRRR; this is encoded by the coding sequence ATGGTGAAACAACAAAACGAACTAAGAAGGCATATAAAAAgaatgaatatttggatagCAGCCAGTGACGGCAGACAAGATTTGGTGGAACAATACCTTACCGCAGAAAACACACCTTTCACAGCAAATAGTAAAGATCCTAACGGTTACACACCGATCCATGCTGCCGCAGCATACGGTCACAAGGATCTATTACGTTTGCTTTGTTCCACTTATAACGGTGATGTGAATGTCAGAGACAGTGATGGTGATACGCCGTTACATCATTGTGAAGATTTGGAGACAGCCACGATGATCATCGAGGAACTGAACGGTGACTTCACGATAGCTAATAATGAAGGGAAAACCGCCTTAcaaacttttgaagaagatggtgaGTTTCCTGATTTGATTCAATATATGAGAGAGAAGTCTGGGATTCCCGTGGAACAAGATAGTTTGGGATTGAACCAGGAGGAATTGGCTCAGTTCAAGGATAGCATACGTTACACTTTGGAACAAGACCCAGCTGGTGAGAATGATGATCCTGAGTCACTTGCACGTAGACAAAGATTAGAACAGATTATACAGGGAGACAATGCAGAACAGGAACTGGAAAACTATATCAGAGAAATGGTCAGATCCCAACTTATCGGCGGTGGTGCGAACGATGATCAATCAGAAGTCGAGCCAGATTCCAAGCGTAGAAGGTAG
- the NCAS0D04440 gene encoding uncharacterized protein (ancestral locus Anc_6.320): MEPESCCYIVGETHSVRSPALTRTIDLKQSPPVIMSSYLEALSKHMEAVNDLNAYYNSLSYEQLKAMTFLERVQAYNWTFELFAFAVLAIVIGSFAYGNAANKSRAKKFFTPMSEYLKNDLNFARVGFRTADGTVLPYMVQHANTWLSTFATGRSAIDSVSVRAHLLPRNNPMSMLMDFVVGLAFPSLVNNDSNEYCEVIVKPNGIYVATENSKINTNAQELLASKFKFITSIVNKSFMSDARDKNYFLSLTLTSENNTLSEEYVYMSELNQLNTFIMHYAKGKDVNEILQKATKFLQFISFTDLPVDRPLSAAEWEAKQEPRVIIRSNFPTSQFEIDLLKEITSLVVEVVDNFTRDLVNKTPDLLITAEFQKKAKHLRTQELSKIVKEAKEAEAEELKEKRQDAERQRIRQLRKTGEQEKIDRKMKEKRERRMRNKQKQRM; the protein is encoded by the coding sequence ATGGAACCAGAAAGTTGCTGTTATATTGTGGGGGAGACACACAGTGTCAGATCACCAGCACTAACAAGGACCATTGACCTTAAACAATCACCCCCTGTCATCATGTCCTCATATCTGGAAGCCTTATCGAAGCATATGGAAGCAGTCAATGACTTGAACGCTTATTACAATTCATTGAGCTACGAGCAATTGAAAGCCATGACTTTCTTGGAGAGAGTTCAAGCCTACAACTGGACTTTCGAATTGTTCGCCTTTGCTGTTCTTGCCATTGTTATTGGATCCTTTGCATATGGTAATGCTGCCAATAAGTCCCGTGCAAAGAAATTCTTCACTCCCATGAGTGAGTACCTTAAGAACGATTTGAATTTCGCTCGTGTTGGATTTCGTACTGCTGATGGAACAGTATTACCATACATGGTCCAACATGCCAATACCTGGTTAAGTACATTTGCCACCGGTCGTTCTGCCATTGATTCCGTCTCTGTTAGGGCTCATTTATTGCCTCGTAACAACCCAATGTCCATGTTAATGGATTTTGTTGTTGGGTTAGCATTCCCAAGTTTAGTTAACAACGACTCTAATGAATATTGTGAAGTAATCGTTAAGCCAAATGGTATTTACGTTGCCACGGAAAACAGCAAGATTAACACTAATGCTCAGGAATTGTTAGCTTCCAAGTTCAAGTTTATCACCTCCATCGTCAACAAGAGTTTCATGAGTGATGCTCGTGACAAGAACTATTTCTTATCATTGACTTTAACCAGTGAAAATAATACATTATCTGAAGAGTACGTTTACATGTCCGAATTAAACCAATTGAACACTTTCATAATGCATTACGCTAAGGGTAAGGATgtcaatgaaattttacaaaaggCTACTAAGTTCTTGCAATTCATTAGTTTCACTGACCTTCCAGTGGATAGACCATTATCTGCTGCTGAATGGGAAGCTAAACAAGAACCTCGTGTGATCATTCGTTCCAATTTCCCAACATCTCAATTTGAAATcgatttattgaaagagatCACATCTCTAGTGGTGGAAGTCGTCGATAACTTTACTCGTGACTTGGTTAATAAGACTCCTGATCTATTGATCACTGCAGAATTCCAGAAGAAGGCCAAGCATTTGCGTACTCAAGAACTTTCTAAGATTGTCAAGGAAGCTAAGGAAGCCGAAGCTGAAGAGCTCAAGGAGAAGAGACAAGATGCGGAAAGACAGAGAATCCGTCAATTGAGAAAGACTGgtgaacaagaaaagattgataGAAAGATGAAGGAGAAGCGTGAAAGACGTATGAGAAACAAGCAAAAGCAAAGAATGTAA